A section of the Triticum dicoccoides isolate Atlit2015 ecotype Zavitan chromosome 7A, WEW_v2.0, whole genome shotgun sequence genome encodes:
- the LOC119333596 gene encoding acanthoscurrin-2-like produces the protein MAAGRVPQLQPAPSPPPQPVLLTFEEFLTQNPGPSPGTGGSTVGGGAGLGITPESRSPVTPIHGGGGGLGGSAAASSDDLGFNGLGGDDLGGGGGCPSA, from the exons ATGGCGGCCGGCAGGGTTCCTCAATTgcaaccagcaccatctcctccacCACAACCAGTGCTTCTTACTTTTGAGGAGTTTCTGACACAGAACcctggcccctcgccg GGAACTGGTGGATCTACCGTTGGTGGTGGTGCTGGTCTTGGCATCACTCCCGAGTCACGGAGCCCGGTCACTCCTATCCACGGAGGCGgcggcggtcttggcggtagcgctgccgctagcagtgaTGACCTAGGCTTCAACGGACTTGGCGGTGATGACCTtggcggtggtggtggatgtcCTAGCGCTTAA